A window of the Agrococcus jejuensis genome harbors these coding sequences:
- the alaS gene encoding alanine--tRNA ligase — protein MQTAEIHDRFLRFFERKDHTIVPSASLVSDDPTIMFTIAGMVPFIPYLTGQEPAPYPRAADVQKCIRTNDIEEVGRTPRHGTFFQMTGNWSFGDYFKRGAIEYAWEFLTGSEADGNLGFSPDDLWVTVFETDDEAVALWKEIAGLPEERIQRLGRDTNYWSTGQPGPAGPCSEIFFDRGPAYGIDGGPATDDDRYVEIWNLVFMQDQITDVKSKTEFRIVGDLPAKNIDTGMGLERIAFLKQGVENMYEIDQVRPVLDLAAQLSGREYGADHEDDVRMRVVADHVRSSLMLLSDGVTPGNEGRGYILRRLMRRAIRAMRLLGVHQPTFPTLFAASRDAMQASYPELGTEWSRLSRFAFAEEETFLKTLEAGSSVLDGALETTKGDGRVQLAGDTAFLLHDTYGFPIDLTLEIAEEQGLTVDRAAFDRLMGEQRSRAKADAKAKRGALADKSVYGEFRAAGETAFLGYEELEADGAVVGILKDGVSVQRAAAGETVELMLTATALYAESGGQDSDQGRLVGDAFEADVVDVQRPVPGLTSHTVTIVSGEVGIGDRAHSIVDVAYRRGATQAHSATHVIHAALRQVLGQDAHQSGSYNKAGYMRLDFSWSNPLSADTRSELEEIASSAIADDLAVETRIMGLDEAREAGAMALFGEKYGDTVRMVDIGGPWSRELCAGTHVASSGQIGLVAITGESSVGATNRRIEAIVGQDAFRELAAERALVQSISQSLKTPKDQLPARIDDLVASLKVAERKVAEFEAQRLALRVPELAQSASREGRSRLVAADLGTLASADDVRSLALQVRERLGADAATVALGATVGDKPVVVVATNQAARDAGVQAGPLAKAASAVLGGGGGGKPDMAQGGGTDAARMPEALRAIAEGLA, from the coding sequence ATGCAGACCGCCGAGATCCATGACCGCTTCCTGCGCTTCTTCGAGCGCAAGGACCACACCATCGTGCCGTCGGCGTCGCTCGTCAGCGACGACCCGACGATCATGTTCACGATCGCCGGCATGGTGCCGTTCATCCCGTACCTCACCGGTCAGGAGCCCGCGCCCTACCCGCGCGCGGCCGACGTGCAGAAGTGCATCCGCACGAACGACATCGAGGAGGTCGGGCGCACGCCGCGCCACGGCACCTTCTTCCAGATGACGGGCAACTGGTCGTTCGGCGACTACTTCAAGCGCGGCGCCATCGAGTACGCGTGGGAGTTCCTCACCGGCTCGGAGGCCGACGGCAACCTCGGCTTCTCGCCCGACGACCTGTGGGTCACGGTCTTCGAGACCGACGACGAGGCCGTCGCGCTCTGGAAGGAGATCGCGGGCCTGCCCGAGGAGCGCATCCAGCGCCTCGGCCGCGACACGAACTACTGGTCGACGGGCCAGCCCGGTCCCGCCGGCCCCTGCTCCGAGATCTTCTTCGACCGCGGCCCCGCGTACGGCATCGACGGCGGCCCCGCCACCGACGACGACCGCTACGTCGAGATCTGGAACCTCGTCTTCATGCAGGACCAGATCACCGACGTGAAGTCGAAGACGGAGTTCCGCATCGTCGGCGACCTGCCCGCGAAGAACATCGACACCGGCATGGGCCTCGAGCGCATCGCGTTCCTCAAGCAGGGCGTCGAGAACATGTACGAGATCGACCAGGTGCGTCCCGTGCTCGACCTCGCGGCGCAGCTGTCGGGCCGCGAGTACGGCGCCGACCACGAGGACGACGTGCGCATGCGCGTCGTCGCCGACCACGTGCGCTCGTCGCTCATGCTGCTCTCCGACGGCGTGACGCCCGGCAACGAGGGTCGCGGCTACATCCTGCGCCGCCTCATGCGCCGCGCCATCCGCGCCATGCGCCTGCTCGGCGTGCACCAGCCGACGTTCCCGACGCTCTTCGCCGCGTCGCGCGACGCGATGCAGGCCTCGTACCCCGAGCTCGGCACCGAGTGGTCGCGCCTGTCGCGCTTCGCGTTCGCCGAGGAGGAGACCTTCCTCAAGACGCTCGAGGCCGGCTCGTCCGTGCTCGACGGCGCGCTCGAGACGACGAAGGGCGATGGCCGCGTGCAGCTCGCCGGCGACACCGCCTTCCTGCTGCACGACACGTACGGCTTCCCCATCGACCTCACGCTCGAGATCGCCGAGGAGCAGGGCCTCACGGTCGACCGCGCCGCGTTCGACCGCCTCATGGGCGAGCAGCGCTCGCGCGCGAAGGCGGATGCGAAGGCGAAGCGCGGCGCGCTCGCCGACAAGTCGGTCTACGGCGAGTTCCGCGCGGCGGGCGAGACGGCCTTCCTCGGCTACGAGGAGCTCGAGGCCGACGGCGCCGTCGTGGGCATCCTCAAGGACGGCGTCAGCGTGCAGCGCGCCGCCGCGGGCGAGACCGTCGAGCTCATGCTCACCGCCACGGCGCTCTACGCGGAGTCGGGCGGCCAGGACTCCGACCAGGGCCGCCTCGTGGGCGACGCGTTCGAGGCCGACGTCGTCGACGTGCAGCGCCCCGTGCCGGGCCTCACGAGCCACACCGTCACGATCGTCTCGGGAGAGGTCGGCATCGGCGACCGCGCGCACTCGATCGTCGACGTCGCCTACCGCCGCGGTGCGACGCAGGCGCACTCGGCGACCCACGTCATCCACGCGGCGCTGCGCCAGGTGCTCGGCCAGGACGCGCACCAGTCGGGCTCGTACAACAAGGCCGGCTACATGCGCCTCGACTTCTCGTGGTCGAACCCGCTGAGCGCCGACACGCGCTCGGAGCTCGAGGAGATCGCCTCGTCGGCGATCGCCGACGACCTCGCGGTCGAGACGCGCATCATGGGCCTCGACGAGGCGCGCGAGGCGGGCGCGATGGCGCTCTTCGGCGAGAAGTACGGCGACACCGTGCGCATGGTCGACATCGGCGGCCCGTGGTCGCGCGAGCTCTGCGCGGGCACGCACGTCGCGTCGTCGGGCCAGATCGGCCTCGTCGCCATCACGGGCGAGTCGAGCGTCGGTGCGACGAACCGCCGCATCGAGGCGATCGTCGGCCAGGACGCGTTCCGCGAGCTCGCCGCGGAGCGCGCGCTCGTGCAGTCGATCTCGCAGAGCCTCAAGACGCCGAAGGACCAGCTGCCGGCGCGCATCGACGACCTCGTCGCGTCGCTGAAGGTCGCCGAGCGCAAGGTCGCCGAGTTCGAGGCGCAGCGCCTCGCGCTGCGCGTGCCCGAGCTCGCGCAGTCCGCGTCGCGCGAGGGTCGCTCGCGGCTCGTCGCGGCCGACCTCGGCACGCTCGCATCGGCCGACGACGTGCGCTCGCTCGCGCTGCAGGTGCGCGAGCGCCTCGGCGCCGACGCCGCGACGGTCGCGCTCGGCGCGACGGTGGGCGACAAGCCCGTCGTCGTCGTGGCGACGAACCAGGCGGCGCGCGACGCAGGCGTGCAGGCCGGCCCCCTCGCGAAGGCGGCCTCGGCCGTGCTCGGCGGCGGTGGCGGCGGCAAGCCCGACATGGCGCAGGGCGGCGGCACGGATGCCGCACGCATGCCCGAGGCGCTGCGTGCGATCGCGGAGGGCCTCGCCTGA
- the rpsD gene encoding 30S ribosomal protein S4 — translation MTTKTSITRKSRALGVALTPKAAKYLEKRPYGPGQHGRTKRKADSDYAVRLREKQRLRAQYGIREKQLRLTFNEARRQAGLTGENLVELLEMRLDALVLRAGFARSMAQARQLVVHRHIVVDGQRVDRPSFRVKEGQTIGVHERSEGMEPFQVAAAGGHAQVLPPVPGYLEVTLDRLQAVLLRRPKRAEVPIVCDVQLVVEYYAAR, via the coding sequence ATGACCACCAAGACCAGCATCACGCGCAAGTCGCGTGCGCTCGGCGTGGCCCTCACCCCGAAGGCCGCCAAGTACCTCGAGAAGCGTCCGTACGGCCCCGGCCAGCACGGCCGCACCAAGCGCAAGGCCGACAGCGACTACGCCGTCCGCCTCCGCGAGAAGCAGCGTCTGCGCGCCCAGTACGGCATCCGCGAGAAGCAGCTGCGCCTCACGTTCAACGAGGCCCGCCGCCAGGCCGGCCTGACGGGTGAGAACCTCGTCGAGCTGCTCGAGATGCGTCTCGACGCGCTCGTGCTGCGCGCGGGCTTCGCCCGTTCGATGGCGCAGGCTCGCCAGCTCGTCGTGCACCGCCACATCGTCGTCGACGGCCAGCGCGTCGACCGCCCCTCGTTCCGCGTCAAGGAGGGCCAGACCATCGGCGTGCATGAGCGCTCCGAGGGCATGGAGCCCTTCCAGGTCGCAGCGGCCGGCGGTCACGCCCAGGTGCTGCCCCCGGTCCCCGGCTACCTCGAGGTCACCCTCGACCGCCTCCAGGCCGTGCTGCTGCGCCGCCCGAAGCGCGCCGAGGTGCCCATCGTCTGCGACGTGCAGCTCGTCGTCGAGTACTACGCCGCGCGCTGA
- a CDS encoding replication-associated recombination protein A produces the protein MANAGLGSSTAPLAVRMRPRSLDEVVGQRHLLRDGSPLRRLATPGARSGQSVILWGPPGTGKTTIAQAIAASSDRRFVELSAVTAGVKDVRQVMEEALSTRDLYDSQTVLFLDEIHRFTKAQQDALLPGVENGWVTLIAATTENPSFSVISPLLSRSLLLTLEQLPDDELGGLLDRAVADPRGFGGRVVLDDAARASIVRLASGDARRALTILEASGSHVLAVPATAPEESEDDEDGDESEVDADLDVDVLPVVTDAIVAESVDAALLRYDRQGDEHYDVISAFIKSVRGSDPDGALHWLARMIEAGEDARFIGRRLIILASEDVGMADPQGLVIATAAAQAVQLIGMPEGRIPLAEATVYLATAPKSNRSYKGVDAAIADVRRGAFGRVPTHLRDAHYPGAKRLGHGKGYRYAHDAPHGVATQQYLPDELVGTVYYDPGAHGYEREVAARLERIRAILRGD, from the coding sequence ATGGCGAATGCGGGGCTCGGATCGTCGACCGCGCCGCTCGCGGTGCGCATGCGACCGCGCTCGCTCGACGAGGTCGTGGGGCAGCGGCATCTGCTGCGCGACGGCTCGCCGTTGCGCAGGCTCGCGACTCCTGGTGCGCGGAGCGGGCAGTCCGTCATCCTCTGGGGTCCTCCCGGCACGGGCAAGACGACGATCGCGCAGGCGATCGCCGCGTCGAGCGATCGTCGCTTCGTCGAGCTGAGCGCAGTGACGGCCGGCGTGAAGGACGTGCGTCAGGTCATGGAGGAGGCCCTCTCGACGCGCGACCTCTACGACTCGCAGACCGTGCTGTTCCTCGACGAGATCCACCGCTTCACGAAGGCGCAGCAGGATGCGCTGCTGCCCGGCGTCGAGAACGGCTGGGTCACGCTCATCGCGGCGACGACCGAGAACCCGTCGTTCAGCGTCATCAGCCCGCTGCTGTCGCGCTCGCTGCTGCTCACGCTCGAGCAGCTGCCCGACGACGAGCTCGGCGGTCTGCTCGATCGCGCCGTCGCCGACCCACGGGGCTTCGGCGGCCGGGTCGTGCTCGACGACGCCGCGCGGGCGTCGATCGTGCGGCTCGCGTCGGGCGACGCCCGCCGCGCGCTCACGATCCTCGAGGCGTCGGGGTCGCACGTGCTCGCGGTGCCGGCGACGGCACCGGAGGAGTCCGAGGACGACGAGGACGGGGACGAGAGCGAGGTCGACGCCGACCTCGACGTCGACGTCCTGCCCGTCGTCACCGACGCGATCGTCGCCGAGAGCGTCGACGCCGCGCTGCTGCGCTACGACCGGCAGGGCGACGAGCACTACGACGTCATCAGCGCCTTCATCAAGTCGGTGCGCGGCTCCGACCCCGACGGCGCGCTGCACTGGCTCGCCCGCATGATCGAGGCGGGGGAGGACGCGCGCTTCATCGGGCGGCGCCTCATCATCCTCGCGTCCGAGGACGTCGGCATGGCCGACCCGCAGGGCCTCGTCATCGCGACCGCCGCCGCGCAGGCCGTGCAGCTCATCGGCATGCCCGAGGGCCGCATCCCGCTCGCCGAGGCGACCGTCTACCTCGCGACCGCCCCGAAGTCGAACCGCTCGTACAAGGGCGTGGATGCGGCGATCGCCGACGTGCGCCGCGGTGCGTTCGGTCGCGTGCCGACGCACCTGCGCGACGCGCACTACCCGGGGGCCAAGCGCCTCGGCCACGGCAAGGGCTACCGCTACGCGCACGACGCGCCGCACGGCGTCGCGACGCAGCAGTACCTGCCCGACGAGCTCGTGGGCACCGTGTACTACGACCCGGGCGCGCACGGCTACGAGCGCGAGGTCGCTGCGCGGCTCGAGCGCATCCGCGCCATCCTGCGCGGCGACTGA
- a CDS encoding peptidylprolyl isomerase, which translates to MTSTKEQQRRVRDYRARRTVHEGKQRRLKRDNVIAIAAVVVVGTLAGLGQWWYADSQPTDDAASASESPAPTDEATASEAVPDPSLAEGREWTGSLTINGVELGIQLDGAAAPQAVSAVINDIQTGYYAGKTCHRLTTADRFEVLQCGSLDGTGAGDPDYQYGPIENAPADDVYVAGTIAMARAGGDANSNGHQFFIVYGDTDIPADAAGGYTVIGSVTSGLDQLVTDVISAGTTPDPTTGVAPEDGAPLNPVTIDAATVE; encoded by the coding sequence GTGACGAGCACCAAGGAGCAGCAGCGGCGCGTCCGCGACTACCGCGCACGCCGCACGGTGCACGAGGGCAAGCAGCGCAGGCTCAAGCGCGACAACGTCATCGCCATCGCCGCGGTCGTCGTCGTCGGCACCCTCGCCGGCCTCGGCCAGTGGTGGTACGCCGACTCGCAGCCCACCGACGACGCCGCCAGCGCCTCGGAGTCCCCGGCCCCCACCGACGAGGCCACGGCCTCGGAGGCCGTGCCCGACCCGTCGCTCGCCGAGGGTCGCGAGTGGACGGGCTCCCTCACGATCAACGGCGTCGAGCTCGGCATCCAGCTCGACGGCGCCGCGGCGCCGCAGGCCGTCTCGGCCGTCATCAACGACATCCAGACCGGCTACTACGCCGGCAAGACGTGCCACCGCCTCACGACGGCCGACCGCTTCGAGGTGCTGCAGTGCGGCTCGCTCGACGGCACGGGCGCCGGCGACCCCGACTACCAGTACGGCCCCATCGAGAACGCGCCCGCCGACGACGTCTACGTCGCGGGCACGATCGCGATGGCGCGCGCGGGTGGCGACGCCAACTCGAACGGCCACCAGTTCTTCATCGTCTACGGCGACACCGACATCCCGGCGGACGCCGCGGGCGGCTACACCGTGATCGGCTCCGTCACGAGCGGTCTCGACCAGCTCGTCACCGACGTCATCTCGGCGGGCACGACGCCCGATCCGACCACCGGCGTCGCCCCCGAGGACGGCGCTCCGCTGAACCCGGTGACGATCGATGCCGCGACCGTCGAATGA